In Pleuronectes platessa chromosome 4, fPlePla1.1, whole genome shotgun sequence, the following proteins share a genomic window:
- the sgsm1a gene encoding small G protein signaling modulator 1 isoform X1 gives MATIMAEAETRQKLLRTVKKEVKQIMEEAVTRKFVHEDSSHIVSFCAAVEACVLHGLRRRVAGFLRSNKIAALFMKVGKSFAPAEELCRKAQELEQIIETKRSQSLQSQDSFRKMPRLPGLSPQGAKNLWIRAALFEKVLDKIVLYLVENSSKYYEKEAVLMDNVDGPILASLLVGPCALEYTKMKTADHFWTDPSADELVQRHRIHGGNCRQDSPTKRPALCFQKRHSSSSMDERPSPSPSAREYVESLHQNNRATLLFGKNNVLVQPRDDMEAVPGYLSLHQTADIMTLKWTPNQLMNGSVGDLDYERSVFWDYAMTIPLEEIVYLHCHQQVDSGGTVVLVSQDGIQRPPLRFPRGGHLLQFLSCLENGLLPHGQLDPPLWSQRGKGKVFPKLRNRVPQGSSESVSDKEEDEATDYVFRILFPNSQSEFVTVTHPPHLTSSHSLQPSGQPPSKVGSLVVPKRSCSCPEESPSLTGSSLTPPDLMDQGATMWHPTLRKASCSSCSQGSFSEGGTPKGCNHERAPLKLLCDSMKYQIISRAFYGWLAYCRHLSTVRTHLSALVNHTIVAPDTPCDAYKGLTAEVWQTFLQDCTAYKEEELLRLVYFGGVEPSLRKEVWPFLLGHYQFGMSEAERKEVDKQVRVCYQQTMREWLGCEEIVRQREKEQHAAALAKCSSVASDSSSQKMIHHDSTVSNESQSSQSSDRQSLARLQSDSSSSTQFFTHFHLFPWSSLLPFGLFFQVFESVEEVDQIETEPKTEEAKQVPKMPNGALQNGTCSPDSGHPSSRNFSVTSGLSDTSLSTDDTAASDAAPRSAAVPPAPQSSVKPAGVEGEGLIEETLSQERTEVKDEEETLAVNIPAENTKIEVNDNDVIQPLEEEQVTTDKETCLQTKGQEHVEEAKSTKTEGTKSEDTDIQGIQSLDSGEIGRDVSDQDTVMVSAAATESKEELVEHSLKKDVDVRNEETTKLEERIVEKMKEMDESNTSEPQELSLTEGTEKMIQLHVAADIETNLLFSTDTRVTRTRETDCAPQIEEPQVMTESDESPSAIEMEEIPKAKVSMVPWSRKGESFEDSAPHTEEEQGKNTPEGPESILPKEPQMESLDPHFDSLPGSGATKCKSTSQGSAGSTFSQELLDLYTLNLHRIEKDVQRCDRNYWYFTPANLEKLRNIMCSYIWRHLDIGYVQGMCDLLAPLLVILDDEAMAFSCFTELMKRMNQNFPHGGAMDTHFANMRSLIQILDSELFELMHQNGDYTHFYFCYRWFLLDFKRELVYEDVFAVWETIWAAKYASSSHFVLFIALALVEIYRDIILENNMDFTDIIKFFNEMAEHHNIKQILTLARDLVYKVQMLIENK, from the exons CTGCGGTGGAGGCGTGTGTTCTGCATGGGCTGAGGCGACGAGTAGCTGGTTTTCTGCGCAGCAACAAGATAGCGGCCCTCTTCATGAAGGTGGGGAAAAGCTTTGCTCCTGCTGAGGAGCTGTGCAGGAAGGcccaggagctggagcagatcATCGAGACAAa ACGAAGTCAAAGCTTGCAAAGTCAGGACAGCTTTCGTAAGATGCCCCGGCTGCCCGGCCTCAGCCCACAGGGAGCCAAGAACCTGTGGATCCGGGCGGCTCTTTTTGAAAAGGTGCTGGACAAGATCGTTCTCTACCTGGTGGAGAACAGCAG TAAATACTACGAGAAAGAGGCTGTTCTGATGGACAATGTAGATGGACCTATCCTTGCCTCTTTGTTAG TCGGACCTTGTGCTTTGGAGTACACCAAGATGAAGACAGCTGACCACTTCTGGACCGACCCGTCCGCTGACGAGCTGGTGCAGAGACATCGCATCCACGGTGGCAACTGCAGGCAGGACTCTCCCACCAAGAGGCCTGCACTGTGT TTCCAGAAGCGGcactccagcagcagcatggaCGAACGCCCTTCCCCCTCGCCATCAGCTCGTGAATATGTGGAGTCACTGCATCAGAACAACAGGGCGACCTTACTGTTCGGCAAAAACAACGTGCTCGTGCAACCG AGGGACGACATGGAGGCTGTCCCCGGTTACCTCTCCCTGCACCAGACTGCTGACATCATGACCCTGAAGTGGACCCCCAACCAGCTCATGAATGGCTCTGTTGGAGACTTGGACTACGAGCGCAG TGTGTTTTGGGACTATGCCATGACGATTCCTCTGGAGGAGATAGTCTACTTGCACTGTCATCAACAAG TGGACAGTGGGGGGACGGTGGTGCTGGTCAGTCAGGACGGAATCCAGAGACCTCCTCTGCGCTTCCCCAGGGGAGGACACCTGCTCCAGTTCCTCTCCTGCCTGGAGAACGGCCTCCTTCCCCACGGCCAGCTGGACCCTCCGCTCTGGTCCCAGAGGGGAAAG GGGAAGGTGTTTCCGAAGCTGCGAAATAGAGTTCCTCAGGGATCCTCAGAGTCGGTCTCGGAtaaggaggaggacgaggccaCAGACTATGTCTTCCGCATCCTCTTTCCAAACAGCCAGTCAGAGTTTG TGACTGTAACTCATCCTCCTCACCTGACTTCCTCCCACTCCCTTCAACCGAGCGGACAGCCACCCTCCAAAGTGGGGTCCCTGGTGGTCCCCAAGAGGTCCTGCAGCTGCCCTGAAGAATCCCCCTCACTCACAGGAAGCAGCT TGACTCCTCCAGACTTGATGGATCAGGGAGCTACGATGTGGCATCCCACTCTCAGGAAGGCCTCGTGTTCCTCTTGTTCTCAGGGGAGCTTCTCCGAGGGAGGGACGCCCAAGGGCTGTAACCAtgagag GGCTCCTCTGAAGCTGCTGTGCGACAGCATGAAGTATCAGATCATCTCTCGGGCATTTTACGGCT GGTTGGCATACTGCCGTCACCTGtccactgtgcgcacacatctctCTGCCCTCGTCAACCACACCATCGTGGCGCCCGACACGCCCTGCGATGCCTACAAAGGGCTAACCGCTGAAGTGTGGCAGACGTTCCTTCAGGACTGCACA GCCtacaaggaggaggagctgctgcgtcTGGTCTACTTTGGTGGTGTGGAGCCCTCGCTGCGTAAAGAGGTGTGGCCTTTCCTGCTGGGTCACTACCAGTTTGGGATGTCAGAAGCTGAGAGGAAGGAG gtggaCAAACAGGTCAGAGTGTGTTACCAACAGACCATGCGTGAGTGGCTCGGCTGCGAGGAGATCGTCCGCCAGCGGGAGAAGGAGCAGCACGCCGCAGCTTTGGCCAAGTGCTCCTCTGTAGCGAGCGACAGTTCCAGTCAGAAGATGATCCATCACGACTCCACTGTGAGCAATGAG TCCCAGTCCTCCCAgagctcagacagacagagtctGGCTCGCCTGCAGAGCGACtcaagcagcagcacacag TTCTTCACACACTTCCATCTCTTCCCCTGGAGTAGTCTGCTTCCCTTTGGCTTGTTCTTTCAGGTGTTTGAGTCCGTAGAGGAGGTGGACCAGATTGAGACGGAGCCCAAGACCGAAGAGGCCAAGCAggtgccaaagatgcccaacGGAGCTCTGCAGAACGGGACCTGCTCTCCCGACTCTGGACACCCCTCCTCCCGCAACTTCTCAGTCACCTCTGGCCTGTCAGACACGTCGCTCAGCACAGACGACACCGCCGCATCTGACGCAGCCCCGAGATCTGCTGCTGTCCCCCCGGCACCACAGAGCTCTGTCAAACCTGCAGGGGTAGAGGGTGAAGGTCTAATAGAGGAAACGCTCAGCCAGGAGAGAACCGAAGTGAAGGACGAAGAGGAGACGCTCGCTGTGAACATACCTGCAGAAAATACCAAGATTGAGGTGAATGATAATGACGTGATTCAGCCACTGGAAGAGGAGCAGGTGACGACCGACAAAGAGACGTGTTTGCAAACTAAAGGCCAGGAACATGTTGAAGAGGCAAAATCTACTAAAACTGAGGGAACCAAGTCTGAAGATACAGACATACAAGGAATTCAATCTTTAGATTCAGGAGAAATAGGAAGAGATGTGTCTGACCAGGATACTGTGATGGTATCAGCAGCTGCTACAGAATCCAAAGAAGAACTCGTGGAACATAGTCTTAAGAAAGACGTAGACGTCAGAAACGAGGAAACGACAAAGCTCGAGGAAAGGATTGTGGAAAAGATGAAGGAAATGGACGAATCTAACACAAGTGAACCGCAAGAATTGAGTTTGACTGAGGGGACAGAAAAAATGATCCAACTTCATGTGGCCGCTGACATTGAGACCAACCTCCTATTCTCAACAGACACCAGGGTCACGAGAACAAGAGAAACTGACTGCGCCCCTCAGATAGAGGAGCCTCAGGTCATGACTGAATCTGACGAGTCTCCCTCAGCCATAGAGATGGAGGAGATCCCCAAAGCCAAAGTTTCCATGGTGCCTTGGAGCAGGAAGGGAGAGTCATTTGAGGACTCGGCCCCTCACACGGAGGAGGAACAAGGAAAGAACACTCCGGAGGGCCCAGAGTCCATCCTGCCCAAGGAGCCGCAGATGGAGAGTCTGGACCCTCACTTTGATTCTCTGCCCGGGTCTGGAGCCACCAAGTGCAAATCGACCTCTCAAGGATCTGCTGGAAGTACCTTCTCT CAAGAGCTGCTGGATTTGTACACGTTAAATCTGCACCGCATTGAAAAGGACGTCCAGCGCTGCGACAGGAACTACTGGTACTTCACTCCTGCCAACCTGGAGAAACTGCGCAACATCATGTGCAG CTATATCTGGAGGCACCTTGACATCGGTTACGTTCAGGGCATGTGTGATCTGCTGGCTCCGCTCCTAGTCATCCTGGACGATG AGGCCATGGCCTTCAGCTGCTTCACTGAGCTCATGAAGAGGATGAATCAAAACTTTCCCCACGGAGGCGCAATGGACACTCACTTTGCCAACATGCGCTCTCTGATCCAG ATACTGGATTCTGAGCTGTTTGAGCTAATGCACCAAAACGGAGACTACACCCACTTCTACTTCTGCTACCGCTGGTTTCTCCTGGACTTCAAGCGAG AGCTGGTGTACGAGGACGTGTTCGCGGTGTGGGAAACCATCTGGGCGGCTAAGTATGCCTCCTCTAGTCACTTTGTCCTCTTCATTGCTCTGGCGCTGGTGGAGATCTACAGGGACATCATCCTGGAGAACAACATGGACTTCACTGACATCATCAAGTTCTTCAATG AAATGGCTGAGCACCACAACATAAAGCAGATTTTGACCCTGGCCAGAGATCTCGTGTACAAGGTGCAGATGCTGATCGAAAACAAGTGA
- the sgsm1a gene encoding small G protein signaling modulator 1 isoform X2, with protein MATIMAEAETRQKLLRTVKKEVKQIMEEAVTRKFVHEDSSHIVSFCAAVEACVLHGLRRRVAGFLRSNKIAALFMKVGKSFAPAEELCRKAQELEQIIETKRSQSLQSQDSFRKMPRLPGLSPQGAKNLWIRAALFEKVLDKIVLYLVENSSKYYEKEAVLMDNVDGPILASLLVGPCALEYTKMKTADHFWTDPSADELVQRHRIHGGNCRQDSPTKRPALCFQKRHSSSSMDERPSPSPSAREYVESLHQNNRATLLFGKNNVLVQPRDDMEAVPGYLSLHQTADIMTLKWTPNQLMNGSVGDLDYERSVFWDYAMTIPLEEIVYLHCHQQVDSGGTVVLVSQDGIQRPPLRFPRGGHLLQFLSCLENGLLPHGQLDPPLWSQRGKGKVFPKLRNRVPQGSSESVSDKEEDEATDYVFRILFPNSQSEFVTVTHPPHLTSSHSLQPSGQPPSKVGSLVVPKRSCSCPEESPSLTGSSLTPPDLMDQGATMWHPTLRKASCSSCSQGSFSEGGTPKGCNHERAPLKLLCDSMKYQIISRAFYGWLAYCRHLSTVRTHLSALVNHTIVAPDTPCDAYKGLTAEVWQTFLQDCTAYKEEELLRLVYFGGVEPSLRKEVWPFLLGHYQFGMSEAERKEVDKQVRVCYQQTMREWLGCEEIVRQREKEQHAAALAKCSSVASDSSSQKMIHHDSTVSNESQSSQSSDRQSLARLQSDSSSSTQVFESVEEVDQIETEPKTEEAKQVPKMPNGALQNGTCSPDSGHPSSRNFSVTSGLSDTSLSTDDTAASDAAPRSAAVPPAPQSSVKPAGVEGEGLIEETLSQERTEVKDEEETLAVNIPAENTKIEVNDNDVIQPLEEEQVTTDKETCLQTKGQEHVEEAKSTKTEGTKSEDTDIQGIQSLDSGEIGRDVSDQDTVMVSAAATESKEELVEHSLKKDVDVRNEETTKLEERIVEKMKEMDESNTSEPQELSLTEGTEKMIQLHVAADIETNLLFSTDTRVTRTRETDCAPQIEEPQVMTESDESPSAIEMEEIPKAKVSMVPWSRKGESFEDSAPHTEEEQGKNTPEGPESILPKEPQMESLDPHFDSLPGSGATKCKSTSQGSAGSTFSQELLDLYTLNLHRIEKDVQRCDRNYWYFTPANLEKLRNIMCSYIWRHLDIGYVQGMCDLLAPLLVILDDEAMAFSCFTELMKRMNQNFPHGGAMDTHFANMRSLIQILDSELFELMHQNGDYTHFYFCYRWFLLDFKRELVYEDVFAVWETIWAAKYASSSHFVLFIALALVEIYRDIILENNMDFTDIIKFFNEMAEHHNIKQILTLARDLVYKVQMLIENK; from the exons CTGCGGTGGAGGCGTGTGTTCTGCATGGGCTGAGGCGACGAGTAGCTGGTTTTCTGCGCAGCAACAAGATAGCGGCCCTCTTCATGAAGGTGGGGAAAAGCTTTGCTCCTGCTGAGGAGCTGTGCAGGAAGGcccaggagctggagcagatcATCGAGACAAa ACGAAGTCAAAGCTTGCAAAGTCAGGACAGCTTTCGTAAGATGCCCCGGCTGCCCGGCCTCAGCCCACAGGGAGCCAAGAACCTGTGGATCCGGGCGGCTCTTTTTGAAAAGGTGCTGGACAAGATCGTTCTCTACCTGGTGGAGAACAGCAG TAAATACTACGAGAAAGAGGCTGTTCTGATGGACAATGTAGATGGACCTATCCTTGCCTCTTTGTTAG TCGGACCTTGTGCTTTGGAGTACACCAAGATGAAGACAGCTGACCACTTCTGGACCGACCCGTCCGCTGACGAGCTGGTGCAGAGACATCGCATCCACGGTGGCAACTGCAGGCAGGACTCTCCCACCAAGAGGCCTGCACTGTGT TTCCAGAAGCGGcactccagcagcagcatggaCGAACGCCCTTCCCCCTCGCCATCAGCTCGTGAATATGTGGAGTCACTGCATCAGAACAACAGGGCGACCTTACTGTTCGGCAAAAACAACGTGCTCGTGCAACCG AGGGACGACATGGAGGCTGTCCCCGGTTACCTCTCCCTGCACCAGACTGCTGACATCATGACCCTGAAGTGGACCCCCAACCAGCTCATGAATGGCTCTGTTGGAGACTTGGACTACGAGCGCAG TGTGTTTTGGGACTATGCCATGACGATTCCTCTGGAGGAGATAGTCTACTTGCACTGTCATCAACAAG TGGACAGTGGGGGGACGGTGGTGCTGGTCAGTCAGGACGGAATCCAGAGACCTCCTCTGCGCTTCCCCAGGGGAGGACACCTGCTCCAGTTCCTCTCCTGCCTGGAGAACGGCCTCCTTCCCCACGGCCAGCTGGACCCTCCGCTCTGGTCCCAGAGGGGAAAG GGGAAGGTGTTTCCGAAGCTGCGAAATAGAGTTCCTCAGGGATCCTCAGAGTCGGTCTCGGAtaaggaggaggacgaggccaCAGACTATGTCTTCCGCATCCTCTTTCCAAACAGCCAGTCAGAGTTTG TGACTGTAACTCATCCTCCTCACCTGACTTCCTCCCACTCCCTTCAACCGAGCGGACAGCCACCCTCCAAAGTGGGGTCCCTGGTGGTCCCCAAGAGGTCCTGCAGCTGCCCTGAAGAATCCCCCTCACTCACAGGAAGCAGCT TGACTCCTCCAGACTTGATGGATCAGGGAGCTACGATGTGGCATCCCACTCTCAGGAAGGCCTCGTGTTCCTCTTGTTCTCAGGGGAGCTTCTCCGAGGGAGGGACGCCCAAGGGCTGTAACCAtgagag GGCTCCTCTGAAGCTGCTGTGCGACAGCATGAAGTATCAGATCATCTCTCGGGCATTTTACGGCT GGTTGGCATACTGCCGTCACCTGtccactgtgcgcacacatctctCTGCCCTCGTCAACCACACCATCGTGGCGCCCGACACGCCCTGCGATGCCTACAAAGGGCTAACCGCTGAAGTGTGGCAGACGTTCCTTCAGGACTGCACA GCCtacaaggaggaggagctgctgcgtcTGGTCTACTTTGGTGGTGTGGAGCCCTCGCTGCGTAAAGAGGTGTGGCCTTTCCTGCTGGGTCACTACCAGTTTGGGATGTCAGAAGCTGAGAGGAAGGAG gtggaCAAACAGGTCAGAGTGTGTTACCAACAGACCATGCGTGAGTGGCTCGGCTGCGAGGAGATCGTCCGCCAGCGGGAGAAGGAGCAGCACGCCGCAGCTTTGGCCAAGTGCTCCTCTGTAGCGAGCGACAGTTCCAGTCAGAAGATGATCCATCACGACTCCACTGTGAGCAATGAG TCCCAGTCCTCCCAgagctcagacagacagagtctGGCTCGCCTGCAGAGCGACtcaagcagcagcacacag GTGTTTGAGTCCGTAGAGGAGGTGGACCAGATTGAGACGGAGCCCAAGACCGAAGAGGCCAAGCAggtgccaaagatgcccaacGGAGCTCTGCAGAACGGGACCTGCTCTCCCGACTCTGGACACCCCTCCTCCCGCAACTTCTCAGTCACCTCTGGCCTGTCAGACACGTCGCTCAGCACAGACGACACCGCCGCATCTGACGCAGCCCCGAGATCTGCTGCTGTCCCCCCGGCACCACAGAGCTCTGTCAAACCTGCAGGGGTAGAGGGTGAAGGTCTAATAGAGGAAACGCTCAGCCAGGAGAGAACCGAAGTGAAGGACGAAGAGGAGACGCTCGCTGTGAACATACCTGCAGAAAATACCAAGATTGAGGTGAATGATAATGACGTGATTCAGCCACTGGAAGAGGAGCAGGTGACGACCGACAAAGAGACGTGTTTGCAAACTAAAGGCCAGGAACATGTTGAAGAGGCAAAATCTACTAAAACTGAGGGAACCAAGTCTGAAGATACAGACATACAAGGAATTCAATCTTTAGATTCAGGAGAAATAGGAAGAGATGTGTCTGACCAGGATACTGTGATGGTATCAGCAGCTGCTACAGAATCCAAAGAAGAACTCGTGGAACATAGTCTTAAGAAAGACGTAGACGTCAGAAACGAGGAAACGACAAAGCTCGAGGAAAGGATTGTGGAAAAGATGAAGGAAATGGACGAATCTAACACAAGTGAACCGCAAGAATTGAGTTTGACTGAGGGGACAGAAAAAATGATCCAACTTCATGTGGCCGCTGACATTGAGACCAACCTCCTATTCTCAACAGACACCAGGGTCACGAGAACAAGAGAAACTGACTGCGCCCCTCAGATAGAGGAGCCTCAGGTCATGACTGAATCTGACGAGTCTCCCTCAGCCATAGAGATGGAGGAGATCCCCAAAGCCAAAGTTTCCATGGTGCCTTGGAGCAGGAAGGGAGAGTCATTTGAGGACTCGGCCCCTCACACGGAGGAGGAACAAGGAAAGAACACTCCGGAGGGCCCAGAGTCCATCCTGCCCAAGGAGCCGCAGATGGAGAGTCTGGACCCTCACTTTGATTCTCTGCCCGGGTCTGGAGCCACCAAGTGCAAATCGACCTCTCAAGGATCTGCTGGAAGTACCTTCTCT CAAGAGCTGCTGGATTTGTACACGTTAAATCTGCACCGCATTGAAAAGGACGTCCAGCGCTGCGACAGGAACTACTGGTACTTCACTCCTGCCAACCTGGAGAAACTGCGCAACATCATGTGCAG CTATATCTGGAGGCACCTTGACATCGGTTACGTTCAGGGCATGTGTGATCTGCTGGCTCCGCTCCTAGTCATCCTGGACGATG AGGCCATGGCCTTCAGCTGCTTCACTGAGCTCATGAAGAGGATGAATCAAAACTTTCCCCACGGAGGCGCAATGGACACTCACTTTGCCAACATGCGCTCTCTGATCCAG ATACTGGATTCTGAGCTGTTTGAGCTAATGCACCAAAACGGAGACTACACCCACTTCTACTTCTGCTACCGCTGGTTTCTCCTGGACTTCAAGCGAG AGCTGGTGTACGAGGACGTGTTCGCGGTGTGGGAAACCATCTGGGCGGCTAAGTATGCCTCCTCTAGTCACTTTGTCCTCTTCATTGCTCTGGCGCTGGTGGAGATCTACAGGGACATCATCCTGGAGAACAACATGGACTTCACTGACATCATCAAGTTCTTCAATG AAATGGCTGAGCACCACAACATAAAGCAGATTTTGACCCTGGCCAGAGATCTCGTGTACAAGGTGCAGATGCTGATCGAAAACAAGTGA